The DNA sequence GAAACTGCACCGTAATTGTTGATTGGTTTTATACTTCCTTCGCTTGTGAAAGCAAGAATTCGCGCGTCTTCCGCAAACAGTTTTTCGTTGTAAATTAGTTTCGTCCAATCATATAAACTGGTTGCCATGGCGTGAAGCGTAATTGCAAAATCATCGGTAGAAAGACTTTCATCTTCGTTTCCGACCATCGGTTTCAAATTTCCTTTGGCAATACTGTGCAAAATACATCGAACTTTTCCTTCTGAACCTAACGCGGTTTTTAATTCTGTTAAAACATCCTGTTGATGTTGGAGATTTAAAGCATCTTTATTTAAACTTAAAAACTGAATATTTTCGTTTTTAATAAAATTAAATTCTTCATTAATATTTTCTATTTCAGCACGGGAACTGCGATGAATAATATAAATATTCATTCCTTCGCGTGCCAGTTTTTTTGCAGAAGCCAAACCTAATCCTGAACTTCCGCCCAGAATTACAGCCCAATAATTTGTATTTTCAAATCTTCTTACCATTGCAATAAAACTCGTTGTGCAGAAAATCCTGGTCCGAAACTTAACATTAAACCTTTCTCGCCTTTCTGCGGTTTTTGATTTATGATTTCTTCTAAAACGTAAAGAACGGTCGCGCTCGACATATTTCCATAAAGTCTTAAAATCTCTTTTGTAGTGTCAATATTTTTACCTAATTCTGAAAATAATCCTTCTACCATTTGAACAATTTTTTTTCCACCCGGATGAAAAATAAGATAATCGATATCTTTAATTTTTAAATTTTGTTTGGCTAAAAAAGGATGAATAATATTTGGGAAATGTTCCCCGATCGTATCTGGAACTTCAATATCTAAAATCATTTGCAGTCCAGAATTGGTCAGTTTGAAACCCATCATATGTTCATTATTGTAAAAATGATACATTTCTTGCGCAAGAATTTCTGGACCTTCTGCATTTTCTTCTGACGATAAAAGAACACATGCAGCGCCGTCGCCGAAAATCGCAGCGCTCACAATATTTGCCATGGAGAAATCCTCCAATTGAAAAGTCGCGGTCGGACTTTCGACTGCGATAACTGCGGCACGTTTTCCAGGATTTGCCTGAAGGAAATTCTTAGCGTAGATAATTCCGGAAACTCCGGCAGCGCAACCCATTTCTGTAACCGGCAAACGAACGATGTCTTGGCGTAAATTTAATTTGTTGATCAAATAAGCATCAAGGGACGGAATCATAATTCCAGTACAACTTACGGTGATAATATAATCCAGTGATTGCGGATCCCAACTGGCTTTTTTCAAAGATTTATCCAAAACTTGCTCACCTAATAAAACGACTTCCCGAGCGTAGATATCATTTTTATCTTCAAAAGATGTCGCCGTGAAAACTTCAATTGGATCCATGATGGAATACCTTTCATCAACTGCGGCACCTTCAAAAATCTTTTTGACTTTACGCACAAAACGGCTGTCCTGGTTGACCAACCACTGATCCAGGAAAGGTAAAACTTCGGAAGTTTTTCGGGAATATTTTGGGAGTTGCTTGGCAACGGTAACTATTTTTACACTCATTAATTACTAATTATAATATTTCAGATTCTTGCGCTTTTACAAAAACAAACCTTAGTTTTTACCACAAAGTCACAAAGTTTAGTTTATAAATGATTTTAAAAGAGCATACAGTTTTAAAAATTTTTCGCTTCTAGTTTACTCTATGAACTTTAATTTTTTTTAATATTAATGTTTCACCTTAATCTTTGTGACTTTGTGGTTTTAAAATTTCCAATTATTTTTCAATAATCCATTGGTAGCGGAATGCCCACTTCCATTTGATGCTAAATTTTTTTAAACCTAAATCTTTTGAAAATTTATCTAAATCTTCTCTTTTGAAACCTCTCAAAATGGAAATTAATCCGTCCTCCGCGGTCATTTTTTCTAATCTAAAGATAAAGATAATTGCCTGAAAAAGTCGGTAAGCCAATTTACTTCTTTGTAAATCATTGACGACGATTCCTTTTTTAACCAAATTTAAAATGACACGCATTATTTTTAAAATTTCGTCATCTTTAAAGTGATGTAAAGTAAGGGTTATCAGAGCAATGTCAATATTATATTTTGAGAAATCGTACAGAAAAATATCTTCCGCTAAATACGTGATATTTTCAAAATCTACGGAACATTTTTCAGCGTGGCGAATCGTGGCTTCATTCGCATCAATACCAATTAACTGAAAATTTAAATTATTTTCCTTTCCAAATTTTGATAACATTCGCAGCATATCGCCGCTTCCACAACCGAAATCCATGATGGTGATCGTTTTATCTTTTGGGAAATCTTTAATTAAAGTTTTAACTCCACCTAAAGTCACGGAGTTTCCACCGAGCAATTGATTAATTCTGGCAATGTCGTCCAAAGCGGTTACTAAACCTTCATTATCAATGGAGAAATCGTCCATCGATTCTTCAAGATCTGTTCTGTACGTTGTATCTAAAGCCATTAATTTTGAGTCATATTGATTTCTTTTCCGTGGGTTTTTCTAATGATAATCGGAAGTAGGAAAGGAAGATGGGTTATTAAATTTGTCAAAACTTCGGAAAGTTTTGAATGTTCTAAAATACTACCTAAAATTCGGCCATACCATAATCTTTGTTTGAAATTCTTATTCCAGTTCGAAGAATAATTTTTTTCCATTTCTTGACGAGAAGTTTTACCTGACAAAAAATCTAATGTTTGTTCTGAAGCCAATTTTGCACTATGAATTGCCATTGCCATTCCATTACCACATAAAGGATGTATTAATCCTGCGGTGTCACCCATCATTAAAATATGATCTTCTACATTTTCTTTTTTGTCAAAACAAATCTGACTGATGGTCAAAGGTTTTTCAAATACAGTAGTAGAATTTTCTAAAATATTTTTTAAATGTGGATTTTGAGAGACAACTTTTTCCTGGAACTCATCAATATTTTTATATTTCTTGAAAGATTTAAAATTAGTTAAATAACAGATATTGAGCAAATTATTCTCCACTTTTGAAACACCACAATAACCACCTTTAAAATTATGCAAACCCACAACATCATTTTCAAATTCTCCTTTGTAGTGAGACTTCACCGCCAACCAAGGAGATTTATTTTTTAAAAAATCGCGATTCATTTTTAAATCTAAATTTGATCGTTTTCCAAATCCGCCCAAAACAACTTTTGAGGATAAAGTTTTTCCGGATGCCAAATGAACTTCAAAATAATCATCTTTAAAAATCACCTCATTTACCTGATCTTCTATAACCTCGCAGTTTTGAGAAAGAGCCTTTTTATAAAGTGCATCATCTAAAGTATATCTGCTGATCCCAAAACCACCGAGCGGAAGTTTGGTTTCAATCGTTCTTCCAGACTCGGAAGAAAATTGCAAGGTTGAAATGTGGGTTGGCTTTAATTCATCAATTTTAATATTCAACCAATCGAAATAGGGAAGGACTTCATTAGAAATATATTCGCCGCAGACTTTATGTTTTGGGTAAGAATTCTTCTCAATAACAATGACTTTACGACCCATTTTCGTGAGATGTATCGCGCTCGTTAAACCTGCTAAACCGCCACCAATGATGATGACTTCGGTATCGCAATTTGAATTCTTCAATTTTTTATTTAAATGTAGTAAAAATTTTTACCACAAAGTCACAAAAGTTTTATTGTACAAGTTTACCATTTGCTTTTTAACACATGAGTCACATTAGTTAAAGTTTAAAAACACGACGCGGAAAAACAGACATTAGTTTTTAATTTCCGTAGGGAATCTTAATGAATCTTA is a window from the Kaistella flava (ex Peng et al. 2021) genome containing:
- a CDS encoding enoyl-ACP reductase, which encodes MVRRFENTNYWAVILGGSSGLGLASAKKLAREGMNIYIIHRSSRAEIENINEEFNFIKNENIQFLSLNKDALNLQHQQDVLTELKTALGSEGKVRCILHSIAKGNLKPMVGNEDESLSTDDFAITLHAMATSLYDWTKLIYNEKLFAEDARILAFTSEGSIKPINNYGAVSAAKAALEAISRNIALEFAPFGLRSNCIQAGVTDTRSLQMIPGSEEIKEHTKKRNPFKRLTTPEDVANVVSLLCTDEAAWINGCVIPVDGGEHLQ
- a CDS encoding type III polyketide synthase, with amino-acid sequence MSVKIVTVAKQLPKYSRKTSEVLPFLDQWLVNQDSRFVRKVKKIFEGAAVDERYSIMDPIEVFTATSFEDKNDIYAREVVLLGEQVLDKSLKKASWDPQSLDYIITVSCTGIMIPSLDAYLINKLNLRQDIVRLPVTEMGCAAGVSGIIYAKNFLQANPGKRAAVIAVESPTATFQLEDFSMANIVSAAIFGDGAACVLLSSEENAEGPEILAQEMYHFYNNEHMMGFKLTNSGLQMILDIEVPDTIGEHFPNIIHPFLAKQNLKIKDIDYLIFHPGGKKIVQMVEGLFSELGKNIDTTKEILRLYGNMSSATVLYVLEEIINQKPQKGEKGLMLSFGPGFSAQRVLLQW
- a CDS encoding methyltransferase domain-containing protein, giving the protein MALDTTYRTDLEESMDDFSIDNEGLVTALDDIARINQLLGGNSVTLGGVKTLIKDFPKDKTITIMDFGCGSGDMLRMLSKFGKENNLNFQLIGIDANEATIRHAEKCSVDFENITYLAEDIFLYDFSKYNIDIALITLTLHHFKDDEILKIMRVILNLVKKGIVVNDLQRSKLAYRLFQAIIFIFRLEKMTAEDGLISILRGFKREDLDKFSKDLGLKKFSIKWKWAFRYQWIIEK
- a CDS encoding NAD(P)/FAD-dependent oxidoreductase; translated protein: MKNSNCDTEVIIIGGGLAGLTSAIHLTKMGRKVIVIEKNSYPKHKVCGEYISNEVLPYFDWLNIKIDELKPTHISTLQFSSESGRTIETKLPLGGFGISRYTLDDALYKKALSQNCEVIEDQVNEVIFKDDYFEVHLASGKTLSSKVVLGGFGKRSNLDLKMNRDFLKNKSPWLAVKSHYKGEFENDVVGLHNFKGGYCGVSKVENNLLNICYLTNFKSFKKYKNIDEFQEKVVSQNPHLKNILENSTTVFEKPLTISQICFDKKENVEDHILMMGDTAGLIHPLCGNGMAMAIHSAKLASEQTLDFLSGKTSRQEMEKNYSSNWNKNFKQRLWYGRILGSILEHSKLSEVLTNLITHLPFLLPIIIRKTHGKEINMTQN